A single Brassica rapa cultivar Chiifu-401-42 chromosome A04, CAAS_Brap_v3.01, whole genome shotgun sequence DNA region contains:
- the LOC103865270 gene encoding CRIB domain-containing protein RIC1 isoform X1 has translation MATTMKGLLKGLRYITQIFEDEEKEQEMQIGFPTDVKHVAHIGSDGPAANTPSWMNDFKSQENENAQVVSRGNSNKYNPQEMNQRGAGLKELLPPTNNEKPKHKHRRKPGSSGNVASSEEPVKHSSRHSRSKHGSMDSSSSDQEPSVRRRRSGEGSTNPFPDGSAPPRKGKPRKHKGSIGGEGSVRRSSKDKPDTES, from the exons ATGGCGACGACTATGAAAGGTCTTCTTAAGGGCCTTCGTTACATTACTCAGATTTTTG AAGACGAAGAGAAAGAACAGGAGATGCAGATAGGGTTTCCGACCGATGTAAAGCATGTTGCGCATATCGGCTCTGACGGTCCAGCAGCCAATACGCCAAGCTGG ATGAATGACTTCAAATCTCAAGAAAATGAGAACGCTCAAGTCGTTTCAAGAGGCAACTCCAACAAATACAACCCTCAAG AGATGAACCAACGTGGAGCGGGGCTAAAAGAGCTACTTCCTCCGACCAACAACGAGAAACCGAAACATAAACACAGGCGTAAACCAGGAAGCAGCGGGAACGTTGCATCATCAGAGGAACCAGTGAAGCACTCATCAAGACATAGCCGAAGCAAACACGGGTCGATGGACTCATCGTCGAGTGATCAAGAGCCTTCAGTACGTAGAAGGCGTAGTGGAGAAGGTTCTACTAATCCTTTTCCAGATGGTTCAGCTCCTCCACGGAAGGGTAAACCGAGGAAACACAAAGGATCAATAGGAGGAGAAGGGTCGGTGAGGAGATCATCAAAAGACAAACCAGATACTGAGAGTTGA
- the LOC103865272 gene encoding glycolipid transfer protein 1, with the protein MEGTVFTPCLEGMKNVKSEQGEMLTKPFLDLCKTILPVIDKFGAAMTLVKADIGGNISRLEKNYLSDPDKYKYLYTFVQGEIESKTAKGSSSCTNGLLWLTRAMDFLVELFRNLVAHQDWSMSQACGESYQKTLKKWHGWLASSTFSMALKLAPDRKKFMDVISGSGDIYADMERFCTEFGPFLQENHKFLASVGMDDMKAS; encoded by the exons ATGGAAGGGACTGTGTTCACGCCGTGTTTGGAAGGAATGAAGAATGTCAAGTCTGAACAAGGGGAGATGCTTACTAAGCCTTTTCTAGACCTCTGCAAGACCATCTTGCCTGTTATAG ATAAATTTGGAGCCGCTATGACTCTTGTGAAAGCTGACATTGGTGGCAACATATCG AGGTTGGAGAAGAACTACTTGTCTGATCCCGACAAGTACAAGTACTTGTACACCTTTGTTCAAGGTGAAATTGAGTCTAAGACAGCAAAAGGATCGTCTAGTTGTACCAACGGTCTTCTCTGGTTAACCAG AGCGATGGATTTCTTAGTGGAGCTGTTCCGCAACTTGGTAGCACATCAAGACTGGTCCATGTCACAAGCTTGTGGTGAATCTTACCAAAAAACACTCAAGAAATGGCACGGATGGCTCGCCAGCTCTACCTTCTCT ATGGCACTAAAGCTTGCTCCAGACAGGAAGAAGTTCATGGATGTCATCTCTGGTTCTGGTGACATCTACGCTGACATGGAAAGGTTTTGCACTGAGTTTGGTCCGTTTCTTCAAGAAAATCATAAGTTTCTG GCTAGCGTTGGTATGGATGACATGAAAGCTTCTTGA
- the LOC103865270 gene encoding CRIB domain-containing protein RIC1 isoform X2 — protein MATTMKGLLKGLRYITQIFDEEKEQEMQIGFPTDVKHVAHIGSDGPAANTPSWMNDFKSQENENAQVVSRGNSNKYNPQEMNQRGAGLKELLPPTNNEKPKHKHRRKPGSSGNVASSEEPVKHSSRHSRSKHGSMDSSSSDQEPSVRRRRSGEGSTNPFPDGSAPPRKGKPRKHKGSIGGEGSVRRSSKDKPDTES, from the exons ATGGCGACGACTATGAAAGGTCTTCTTAAGGGCCTTCGTTACATTACTCAGATTTTTG ACGAAGAGAAAGAACAGGAGATGCAGATAGGGTTTCCGACCGATGTAAAGCATGTTGCGCATATCGGCTCTGACGGTCCAGCAGCCAATACGCCAAGCTGG ATGAATGACTTCAAATCTCAAGAAAATGAGAACGCTCAAGTCGTTTCAAGAGGCAACTCCAACAAATACAACCCTCAAG AGATGAACCAACGTGGAGCGGGGCTAAAAGAGCTACTTCCTCCGACCAACAACGAGAAACCGAAACATAAACACAGGCGTAAACCAGGAAGCAGCGGGAACGTTGCATCATCAGAGGAACCAGTGAAGCACTCATCAAGACATAGCCGAAGCAAACACGGGTCGATGGACTCATCGTCGAGTGATCAAGAGCCTTCAGTACGTAGAAGGCGTAGTGGAGAAGGTTCTACTAATCCTTTTCCAGATGGTTCAGCTCCTCCACGGAAGGGTAAACCGAGGAAACACAAAGGATCAATAGGAGGAGAAGGGTCGGTGAGGAGATCATCAAAAGACAAACCAGATACTGAGAGTTGA
- the LOC103865273 gene encoding NAC domain-containing protein 41: MEKLSSIKNRGLRLPPGFRFHPTDEELVVQYLCRKVTGLPLPASVIPDIDICKADPWDLPGDCESERYFFSTREAKYPNGNRSNRSTGSGYWKATGIDKQIGGNKLVGMKKTLVFYKGKPPNGTRTNWVLHEYRLLDSQQESYGENTNWVLCRVFLKKTSNTSNKRKEDEKEINEEKENDEDDNKSACPIFYDFLRKDKKRKRCCDLNVTPTCCCCCSASASSSVCSSALTQTSTHNDSDYHEEITCREIKFCLFL; the protein is encoded by the exons ATGGAAAAGCTAAGCTCTATTAAGAACAGAGGACTAAGATTACCACCCGGGTTCAGATTTCACCCGACCGATGAAGAGCTAGTGGTTCAGTATCTATGTCGAAAAGTGACCGGTTTGCCCTTACCAGCTTCTGTTATACCGGACATTGATATATGTAAAGCTGATCCATGGGACTTGCCAG GTGATTGTGAGTCAGAGAGGTATTTTTTTAGCACGAGGGAAGCTAAATACCCAAACGGAAACCGGTCGAACCGATCAACCGGTTCGGGTTATTGGAAAGCGACTGGAATCGATAAGCAAATAGGGGGAAATAAGCTTGTTGGGATGAAGAAAACTCTGGTTTTCTACAAAGGGAAACCACCAAACGGGACAAGAACTAATTGGGTTCTTCATGAGTATCGTCTTCTTGATTCTCAACAAGAATCATAC gGAGAGAACACGAACTGGGTTCTGTGCAGAGTGTTTTTGAAGAAGACGAGCAATACTAGTAATAAGAGgaaagaagatgagaaagagaTTAATGAAGAGAAAGAAAATGACGAAGACGACAACAAGAGTGCTTGTCCGATATTCTATGACTTTTTAAGAAAAGACAAGAAGAGAAAACGATGCTGCGATTTGAATGTGACTCCAacgtgttgttgttgttgttctgcTTCAGCGTCTTCGTCGGTTTGCTCAAGTGCTTTAACACAGACATCTACTCATAATGACTCTGATTATC